The genomic interval CGCTCGTCGGTCCGTTACCGGGGCCACCGCAAGGGACGCCTCACCTCCGAGGAGGCGGCGCGGCTGCTCGATTCGGTAGAGACGTCCACCTTCAAGGGTAAGCGCGACCGGCTGATGCTGGCGATGATGTTGCTGCTGGCGCTGCGCACGTGCGAGGTCGAGCGGGTGAATGTCGACGACTTCGACCGCACGGAGGAGGGCGTGCCTGTCCTCTACATCCAGCGCAAGGGCCGCCACGAGAAAGTGGAGGCGCTGGCCCTGCCCGACATGATCGTCGAACTGCTCGAGGACTTCATCTCCATCCGCGACATCCGGCCGGGAGAAGCGCTCTTTGCGAGTGCCTATCCGAAGAACAGTCACCGGTTGAGGCGGACGTCGATCAGCCAGATCGTCCACCAGCGGCTGGCCGCGATCGGGATCCGTCGGCCGAACATCACGGCTCACTCGCTGCGTCACACGTGCGCCTGCCTGATGGTCGAGTCGGGAGTTGATCTCGAGACCGTGCGCGACATGCTCGGACACACGACCACCAACACCACGCGCATCTATGCCGAGGAGGTCCACGCCCGGATGCTGATCCGCAACACGCCGGCAAAGCTGGTCGAAAAGGCTATCGAATCGTCCCGTAGGCCGACCGGATGAGGTGTGTATATATAATTACTTCCGTGTCTTTTATGATACGAAATTCGGGCCCTTCTTACGGTTTTACGGGCATCCGGACAGCGCGGGGTTAACGCGCGAAGTGGCTGACCGTGAGCGGAGCAGCGGCTGACGGTTTCGGACCTGCCGACGGGGCGGAATCCCGTCCGGATTGCGATCCGGAGGCGATCGGACCACCTGCAGGGGATAGGGGGCCGAAATCACGGGAGGGTTGACGCTAACCAACCGCCACCCCAGTCACGAAGACACACATCCAAAATCTGAAAATAATTTGAGTAACACACGATGGGAAGAAATCCACTGCCTGATGAGGTCAAGGCGATGCGCGGCACGCTTCGGAAGTGCCGGACCTCGAAAACGGAGACGGAGGCCCCGGCGCGGGGCGTCTGCAAACCCGTAACCAAAGCCACGGCGCCCTCCTGGCTGGCCGACGACGCGCGGAAGATCTTCGACCGCACGGCCCGGATGCTGATCTCCTGGAAGGTGCTCACCAAACTCGACATCCCGCTGCTGGCGGCCTACGCGGCGGCCTATGCCAACCTGAAGACCGCCTATGCCGATATCGCCTCCGGGCCGGGCTACTTCATCGAGACGAAGACCCAGAACGGCGTGTCGGTCTCGATGCACCCTGCAGCGCGGCTCTTCAAGGATTCGCTCGACGTGGTGAACAAGGTCGGGGCGCAGTTCGGACTCTCGCCCGTGTCGCGCCGCCAGGTCGAGTCGGCCGATGCCAGGGAGCGCGCCGATGCGGCCAAAGTCACCGATCCGTTTGATCAGTTCATGGGCCAGTCATGAAGAAACAGTTGCATCCGGCCGAGCAGTATGCCGTGGATGTGCGCGACGGGCGCATCCAGGTGAGCCGCTATGTCCGTATGGCTGTCGAGCGTTACTTCCGCGATCGGGCCGAGGCCGTCGAGCGGGGCTGGTACTTTGACGAACGGGCCGCAGCCCGGCCGATCGACTTCATCCGCCACCTGCCGCACATCAAGGGTGAATGGGCCGGACGTCCGATCGAGCTGGAGCCCTGGCAGCAGTTCTTCCTGTGGAACCTCTTCGGGTTCCGCCGCGCGGCGACGGGCACGCGACGCTTCCGGGAGGCCTACCTCGAAGTGGCCCGTAAGAACGGCAAGACGACCCTGCTGGCGGGCATCGGCTGCTACATGCTCTTCGCCGACGGCGAGTCGGGGGCCGAGGTCTACTCCTGCGCCACGACGCGCGACCAGGCCCGTGAGTGCTTCGGGACGGCGCAGGAGATGGTCCGCCGCTGTTCGCTCTCGCGGCGGGCGAAGGTCTTCCGCTCGGCCGGCGGGTCGATCTCCTACGAGGCGACCGGTTCGGTCTTCAAGCCGCTGTCGTCGGATGCCAACACGCTCGACGGAAAGAACGCCTCCTGCACGATCGTCGACGAGTTCCACGCCCACAAGACCGACGAGGTCTACGCCGTCATGAAGTCGTCGATGGGCGCCCGCCGGCAGCCGCTGCTGTGCATCATCACGACAGCCGGTTTCAACCTCGCAGGTCCCTGCTTCACCTACCGGTCGAGCGCGATCAAGATGCTCGAGGGGATCTTCGAGGACGATGCGCTGCTGGCGATGATCTACACCCAGGACTCGCGCGAGGAGCTCTCGGATCCCGCGACGTGGGTGAAGTCGAACCCCTGCTTCGGGGCCTCGGTCAAGCCCGAGTTCCTCGAGGAGCAGTACCACACGATGCGCACGAAGCCCGAGCAGGAGAGCGCCATTCTGACGAAGAACTTCAACCTTTGGGTGCAGGCCTCGGACATCTGGATCGGCGACGACGTCTGGTGCGCCTGCCGCTCGGAGACGCCCGTCGAGTCGCTGGCGGGGTGCGAGTGCTACGCGGGTCTCGACCTCGGATCGGTGAACGACTTCTCGTCGCTGGTGCTGGCCTTCCACGAGAACGACCGCACGCAGCTGCTGCCCTTCTTCTGGATCCCTGAGGAGAAGTACCGCACGCGGCGCGAGATGCAGCGCGAGAATGCGAACATCGACGTCTGGGTGCGGCAGGGGCTGCTGCGTGTCACGCCGGGCAACGTCACCGACTACGATGTGATCCGCCGCGACATCGCCCAGCTGGCCGAGCGGTACGACATCCGCAAGATCGGCTACGACCGGTGGAACTCTTCGCAACTGGTCATCGACCTGCAGAACGACGGCCTGCCGATGGACGGTTTCCAGCAGTCGATCTCGAACATCTCGCCGCCGACCAAGGAGTTCGAACGGCTCGTCCGGTCGGGGGATTTGGAACATTACGGCCATCCGGTTCTGCGGTGGATGGTCTCGAATGTGGTGGTCTACCGCGACGCGAACGACAACCTCAAGCCGGTGAAGAACCGCAGCCCGGAGAAGATCGACGGCGTGGTGGCAGCGATTGAGGCCATCGGCGAGTGGATGAGCGCCCAGCGCACGCCGCCGGCCCGGTCGATCTACGAAGAACGGGGATTGCGAACCTTTTAACGAACGATATCATGGATCAGACAACGACGAATTACCAACTGGACGAGCCCACCCGGCGCTTCATCTCCGGGTCGCAGGGCTTCTACGAGCGCTACGTGAAGATGCTGGCCTACTACGAGACCAACGAACAGGCCTATGAGGCTACCGAACGGCAGTATGCCGAGGTGGTAGGGCGGAGGCGTTTTGCAAGTTTTCAGAGTTTCAAGACCGCCTACAGCCAATTCTGCCGCCGTCGGCGCCCCCGCTCAAAATAGCCTGCAGGGGCGATTTTGCAAAAAGTTAACGGCGTTAACCCTCGAAAGTTAACGCCGTTAACCTTTTTTTCGCTGTCCGTTGCTGAATTTTGTTACAGAAAATCGCAACAGATGGGATTCTTTCGCAACATAGTGGCACGCGCCGCCTCCTGGGCGGGTCTTCCGGTTATCGTCAGCCGGGGCGGCCTCTCCAATACGATGGGGAAGATGGAGGAGGTCGACGACGATCTCGCCCTGAAGATCTCGACCGTCTGGTCGTGCGTGCGGCTGATCTCGGACTGCTTCTCGACCCTCCCGGTTCATGTCAAGGAGCGCGTCGACGACCGCCGCCGAATCCTGCGGACCGACCACCCGGTGACGCGGCTGCTGACCAAGCCGAGCCCGAAGATGAACGGCGTCTCGCTGCGCGAGGCGCTGATGGTTTCGGCCCTGCTGCGGGGCAATGCCTACGCCTTCATCACCGCACGCGACCGTCATGAGTACCCGACGCGCCTGGACTTCGTCCTGCCGGAGAACGTCTCGCTGTGGGAGGGTGACGACGACATCTTCTACTCGATCCTCGGCAATTCGGCCCGGATCCCGAGCCGTGACGTCGTGCACATCAAGGGGCTTTCGGTCAACGGCCTGCTGGGCCTCTCGCCGATCCGCCACCACGCCCGCCTGCTCGAACTGGCGAACAACTCCGTCGAGTTCGCCCGCTCGTTCTACCGCAACGGCTGCCGCACGACCGGTGTCTTCAAAAACCCGAAGGCGTTGAGCGACGAAGCCTGGTCGCGGCTCTACAAGCAGCTCTCCGACTCCTATTTTGGGGCGCAGAATGCCGGGAAACCGCTGCTGCTTGAAGACGGCCTCGACTATTCGTCGATCACGATTCCGCCCGAGGATGCGCAGTTCATCGCCACCCGTCTGCAGTCGATCGACGAGATTGCGACCATCTTCGGCGTTCCGCCCCACATGGTCGGCGACTTGAGCCACTCGACCTACTCGAACAACGAGCAGCAGAACCTCGAGTTCTACAACGTGACCCTCTCGCCGTGGATCACCAAGGTCGAGGAGGAATTTAACGACAAGTTGTTCCTCGAAGAGGAGAAGGGGCGGCTCTACGTCGACATCGACGCCCGGGGGCTGCTGCGGGCCGACACGGCCTCGCGCACGAACTACTACCGCCAGATGTACAACATCGGGGCGATGTCGCCGAACGAGATCCGCGCAGCGGAGGATCTCGATGCCTACGAGGGCGGCGATACCTTCTTCCGTCCGCTGAATATGCAGGAGGCCAATTCATCGAACAATTCATCAAACAATGGACAAAAATAAAGACAAGGCAATCAACCGGCCGGTGATGCGCACGATGCGGATCGCCGACCTGCACGTCGAGCAGCGCGCCGACGGCCAGCCCTCCCGACGGATCGAGGGCCGCGCCGTGCCGTTCAACGAGTGGAGCAATCCGATTTGGGGCGAATGGATCGAGAAAATTGACCCCCACGCCTTCGACGGGTGCGACATGTCGGACGTCATCATGTGCACGGATCACGGCACGGGTTGTGCCGATGTGCTGGCCCGTTCGCGAAACGGAGAGGGAACCCTCGAAATCCGCATTGAAGACGACGGACTCCACTTCGCATTCGACGCTCCGAACACGACCCGCGGCAACGACCTGCTGGAGCTCGTCCGCCGAGGCGACATCTCCGAGTGCAGTTTCAAATTCAAGGTCGAAGAGAACATCTGGACCTGGCGCAACGAGGCGAACGGGTTGGAGTACGACCAGCGCGTGGTGACGAAGATCTCGAAATTGTACGATCTGTCGATCGTCGTCAATGGCGCCTATCCGACCACCTCGGCCGTGGCCGAACGTGCGGCAGCTGACGAACGGACGGCTGTCGAGGAGCTGCGTCGGGCGGCGGCGCAAGCCTCCGAAGAGGCCATGGAACTCGTTCGTGAGCGCGTTGCGCTGTGTGCGAAAATCGCAAACCATTAACCACCATACACATCATGAAGAAGACAATCAAAGAACTGAAAGAAGAGCGTGCAGCACTGGCGGCCAAGATGTCGCAGATGCTGGATGTGGCCGAGGAGCGTGAGGCCAAGGGCTTCACTCCCGAGGAGCGGGCCCAGTATGACGGCCTGAAAAGAGAGTACGAAGCCCTCGACGAGCGTATTGCGCTGCTCGAGGAGGACGAGGCGCGCGCGGCAGCTTCGGCACGCCGTATCAGCGGCAACGATGGCAAGACGCCCGCGGAGCGTGCCGCCCAGCATCAGGAGGAGCTGCGCTCGGCCTTCATCGATTATGTGCGAGGTGCTGCCACCAAGGGCGATGTCAAGCCCGAACTGCGTGCCGAACTGTTCACCGGCACGTCGGAGAATCAGATCATCATTCCGAAACTCGTGGCGGATCAGGTCGTGCACGCCCTCAAGTCGACCGGCACCTTCCTCGAGGCGGTCGATCTGGTGATTACCCAGAACGCGATCCCCTACACGAAGTCCACGCTCAACACCACCGACAAGGCGTTGAAGAAGTTGAACGAGGGCGATGCGAACACGACCGACAAGGTGCAGTTCAAGGGTGTGACGATCAGCGCCTACGACTACGTGACGCCGATCTTCCCGATCCACATTGCGCTGCTCGAAGGTACGAACGTCGATGTCGAGGCGACGATCGTCGAGGCTGTCGCCGAGTGCGTGCGCCGCGGTCTGCAGGAATTGGCGACCCGAACCGGTACCGGAACCAACGACATCAAGGCGATGCTCACGGCTGCCACCAAGGGCGCAACTGCCGCATCGGACACGGCTGTCACCTACGACGATCTGGTATCGCTTCAGGCTTCAGTCGACAATGCCTACGGCAACCCCGAGCGCGGTGCGTTCATGATGAACTCGGCAACGCTGGCCGCCATTCTGAAGATCGTCGACAAGAACGGCCGCCCGATCTTCATCACCGACGCGCAGACCGGTGTCATCTCGCGGATCCTCGGCCGTCGGGTCATCATCAACGAGTCGATGCCCGACATCGCCGCCAGCGCCAAGCCGATCGCGTTCGGCGACTTCAAGTACTACCATCTCCGCATGGTGCAGGGCATCCGTATGACGGTCTTCAAGGAGAAGTATGCCGACAAACTCGAAGTGGGCTTCATGGGCCACGTCCGCGCCGACGGCAACCTGGTCGATGCCGGAACGCATCCGGTGAAGTACCTCGAAATGGGTGCCGGTGCCTAAACCTCTGCGGCCATGATACTCAACAGAACGGAAAAGGTCTATCCGCGGCAGGTGATCGAGCGGATTGTCGGCGGGCAGATGCGGCTCGTCCCTGAAGACGGCGATCTCTACGAGAATGCCGTGCGGAACGTCTACGCGGCCTTCGACATTGCCGAGCAGTACACGAACCGGATCCTGGTGCGAAGCGTCGTGACGTTCGCTTTCGACCGCTTCGAGTCGCTGCTCGACCTGCCGACGGCCCCCGTGTTGAGTATCCGGTCGGTGAAGTATTACGACGCCGACGACCGCGAGCAGACGCTCGATCCGTCGTCCTACGAGCTCCTCGCCTCGGAACAGACCACCGCTCTCGAGATCTTCACGCTCCCGACCCTCTCCACCCGGCGCCAGCGGGCCCGGGTGCGGGTCGAGGCACTTTGCGGATACAGCGACTACCGCGATACGCTCACCCGCGAACCGGAAGACGTCGGGGGGATCATCCTCCCCGGGAACATCGAGGCGGCGGTGGCGCTCCGTGCCGGGACGCTCTGCGAGGTGGACGGCGATGCTGTGATCGGAAGGCTTGTGTCTGAACTTCCTTCGTCAGTAGAACGCTTGTTAGCTCCGTATCGTATATCTCCTTATGGCAGGTAAAATTAGAATCACGCTGCTGCGTCCCGCCACGACGCAGGACGCCGGCGGCGAGATCGTCGGCGAACCGACCCCGTGGCGCTCGTTCTGGGCCACGAAGACCGAGAGCGGCGGCCGCGAGAACCTCTTCGCCTCGCGCATCGTCCACGAAGGGTCAGCCGTGCTGACCATCCCCTACGTCAAGGGCGAGGACGGACGATCGCCGGCCGTGGATGCGCGGATGCTTGTCGAGATCGACGGGCGCCGCCGCCCGATCGAAAGCGTCTACGAGGAGGGATTCCGCAAGAAGCTGCACATTCTCATCACGTTGAACGACCTGGACTATGACGCAGGATATTAAGATAGAGGGCTATTCGGAGGCGATCCGGATCTTCGATCAGCTGACCGACCAGATGCAGCGCACGCTCGTGCGGCAGGCGCTGCGCAAGTCGGCCCAGCCGATGGTTGCGACGGCCCGGGCCCGGGCTCCGAAGCGCACCGGGCAGTTGAGCCGATCGATCGGCGTGGTGTCGCTGCGCAAGGATCGCGTCCCGACGGTCGTCCCGATGGCCGTGGGTCCGGTCTTCAGCGTGACGAAGAACGGCAAGGTCAACGCCTTCTACGCCCGTTTCGTGCACGACGGCACGAAGGACCGCCGGCCCCGCAACAAGAAGCTGCGGGCGCTCAAGTTCCCGGGCCGCGAGGGTGGGGTGGTCTACGCTGCGAAGACCCGCGGCATGAAGGCGCGACCCTTCCTGCACGATGCATTCGACCAGTCGGCCGACGCCTCGGTCAACGATTTCGGGGCGGATCTGACGTCGGCGATCGAGCGATTTGTCAACCGTAATTTCCGAAAGATATGACCTCGACTGAAACGCTTGTGCAACTGCTGTCGGCCGTTCTGCCGAAGGAGAAGATCTACCCGGATGTCGTTCCGGCGGAGGTTCAGCCTCCGTTCGTGGCCTACTCCGAGGAGTCGCAGCCCAACACGACCTACGACGGCAATGCGGGCGATACGGATACGACCGTCGTGACCGTCGTGGCCCAGACCAAGCGCGAGGCCCGGACGCTGGCCGACCGCATTGTCGGAGCTGTCGACGGACAACTCTCCGAAGGCTATGCCTTCTATTACCAGGGCCGCAAGTTCGTGATGTATGCGGACGAGCGCCTTTCCAGTTACGAATTAACCTTCAATATGCTTTGACTATGAAAACAGGAAAAGGGCGCAATCTCACGATGCTATGCGCCGACAAGAGCGTCTACCATGCGCAGACGCACACCTATACGATCTCTCCTGACTACGAAGAGTGGGAGACCAAGGATACCAAGGGCCCGGAGTATGAACTTAAGAAAGTGGCCTTCACGGCGTCGGTTGACGGTCTGGTGTGTGTGAAAGAGAGCGAGGGCGATCCGGTCAATGCCCACGACACGCCCGATATGATCGCCATGGCGATGCAGGGACAGACGGTGGATATCGTGGCCAAGCTGGCTATCGAGGGAACCACCGAAAAGTCCTACACCTGCAAGTGTGTGGTCGACACCTTTGAGGTGAGCGAGACGGTGGCGCAGAAGGCGACCTACAAGGCCTCGTTCAAGGGTTACGGCTTGGCTCCGGTGGAGTAACCGGCCGAATATGACAACTCCGGCGGAGGGTCCTCCTCCGCCGGTTAAACACGAAACAAGATGCTGCAGCAATTCACAACCAACGGCCGGACCTTTCCGGTCAACTTCGGGATCCGCACGCTGGCGACCACGGCCGACCAGCTGGGTCTCAAGCTCGACACGCTGGCCCGCGATGCGATCGTCCCCGATGTGCCGTTCGGACGGCTGATCGAGATCGTTGCGACCGTCACGGCCGAGGCCATGACCGACGGCGCCCGCAAGAGCGGCGAACCGAAACGCTATACGCCGGACGATGTGGTCGACCTGATCGACGAGGACCCGGCGCTGCTGCCCGTCCTGCTGACGATGTTCCGCCAGTCGCTCGGCAACGGCAGTCCGGTTTTTCCGACGGCGGCCCGGCCCGCAAACCCCGAGGTCGCCGCAGAACAGGCCGTGCCCGAGCGGAGGAGACCCCGGAAATCACCTACGCCCGACTCTATGCCGTAGCGGTCGGGATGCTGGGCATCGCCCCCGCGGACTTCGAATGGATGACCCTTGCGGAGTTCGAGGCGGCCGAACAGGGTTTCATGCGGCGGCGGGAGTACGACTTCCGCACGGCGATGAACATCCAGCGCTGGGGCAGTTTTGCCATCATGGCGTCAATGTGCGACATGAAGGGCCGGGGAATGGAGGAGGTGCTGCCTCTTCCGTGGGACAAGGCGTCCGGGCGTCGGTCGTCGTCGGGCGAGCGGAAAATCACAAAACGGGAAATGGCGCGGATGCGTGAGGAGGCGCTGCGCGATGTGCAAAAATTGGAGCAACAATGGCAAAAAAAATAGCGGAACTGCTGATTAAGATCGGCGCCGACACATACGGGGTCACGAAAATGACCGAGAAGGTCCGCAAGGACTTGAAAGGTTTGCAGAAAGACCTATCCAGTTTCGGAAAGAGCTGGTCGCTCTACGTAACGGCTCCAATTCTTGCTGCAGCGACTGTGTCGGCCAAGGCGGCCGACGTGCAGATCAAGAACGAGAAGCGGCTGCTCGTCGCTCTGCGGGGACGCGAGGACATCCAGCAGCGGCTCATCAAGCAAGCCGGGGAACTGCAGTCGCGCTCGCTGTTCGGCGACGAGGAGACGATCGGACAGCAGGCTTTTCTGGCATCGCTCGGACTGACCGAACAGCAGATCAACGACACGATCGAGGCGGCGGCGCAGCTCTCCTCGGCGACGGGCATGACGCTCGACAGCGCCGTGAAGAACCTGGCGAAGACCTACGGAGGTCTCTCCGGCGAGCTGGGCGAGAGCATCCCGAAATTGAAGGAACTGACTGTCGAGCAGATGAAGAACGGCGAGGCCGTGAAGTTCATCCTCGAAAATTACAAGGGTTTTGCCGAGGGGGCTTCCGAAACGGCGCTCGGCCCGGTCAAGCAGATGATGAACTCGATCGGGGATCTCGGTGAAGAGTTAGGTAAAGTCTTCATGCCTTATTTGCAGGAGTTAGCCCGCCTCGTAAAA from uncultured Alistipes sp. carries:
- a CDS encoding head-tail adaptor protein, producing MAGKIRITLLRPATTQDAGGEIVGEPTPWRSFWATKTESGGRENLFASRIVHEGSAVLTIPYVKGEDGRSPAVDARMLVEIDGRRRPIESVYEEGFRKKLHILITLNDLDYDAGY
- a CDS encoding DUF3168 domain-containing protein; protein product: MTSTETLVQLLSAVLPKEKIYPDVVPAEVQPPFVAYSEESQPNTTYDGNAGDTDTTVVTVVAQTKREARTLADRIVGAVDGQLSEGYAFYYQGRKFVMYADERLSSYELTFNML
- a CDS encoding phage terminase small subunit P27 family, whose product is MGRNPLPDEVKAMRGTLRKCRTSKTETEAPARGVCKPVTKATAPSWLADDARKIFDRTARMLISWKVLTKLDIPLLAAYAAAYANLKTAYADIASGPGYFIETKTQNGVSVSMHPAARLFKDSLDVVNKVGAQFGLSPVSRRQVESADARERADAAKVTDPFDQFMGQS
- a CDS encoding phage major capsid protein, translated to MKKTIKELKEERAALAAKMSQMLDVAEEREAKGFTPEERAQYDGLKREYEALDERIALLEEDEARAAASARRISGNDGKTPAERAAQHQEELRSAFIDYVRGAATKGDVKPELRAELFTGTSENQIIIPKLVADQVVHALKSTGTFLEAVDLVITQNAIPYTKSTLNTTDKALKKLNEGDANTTDKVQFKGVTISAYDYVTPIFPIHIALLEGTNVDVEATIVEAVAECVRRGLQELATRTGTGTNDIKAMLTAATKGATAASDTAVTYDDLVSLQASVDNAYGNPERGAFMMNSATLAAILKIVDKNGRPIFITDAQTGVISRILGRRVIINESMPDIAASAKPIAFGDFKYYHLRMVQGIRMTVFKEKYADKLEVGFMGHVRADGNLVDAGTHPVKYLEMGAGA
- a CDS encoding tyrosine-type recombinase/integrase — encoded protein: MNTSATILEVIDEWMQNLDVMETTRTSYRTKVQLWFRWLAAQRVDPRCPARRHILAWKQALEQQGRSALTVDGYVTAVRMFYKYCAARGYYSDIGAGIRSSVRYRGHRKGRLTSEEAARLLDSVETSTFKGKRDRLMLAMMLLLALRTCEVERVNVDDFDRTEEGVPVLYIQRKGRHEKVEALALPDMIVELLEDFISIRDIRPGEALFASAYPKNSHRLRRTSISQIVHQRLAAIGIRRPNITAHSLRHTCACLMVESGVDLETVRDMLGHTTTNTTRIYAEEVHARMLIRNTPAKLVEKAIESSRRPTG
- a CDS encoding HK97 family phage prohead protease yields the protein MDKNKDKAINRPVMRTMRIADLHVEQRADGQPSRRIEGRAVPFNEWSNPIWGEWIEKIDPHAFDGCDMSDVIMCTDHGTGCADVLARSRNGEGTLEIRIEDDGLHFAFDAPNTTRGNDLLELVRRGDISECSFKFKVEENIWTWRNEANGLEYDQRVVTKISKLYDLSIVVNGAYPTTSAVAERAAADERTAVEELRRAAAQASEEAMELVRERVALCAKIANH
- a CDS encoding terminase TerL endonuclease subunit; amino-acid sequence: MKKQLHPAEQYAVDVRDGRIQVSRYVRMAVERYFRDRAEAVERGWYFDERAAARPIDFIRHLPHIKGEWAGRPIELEPWQQFFLWNLFGFRRAATGTRRFREAYLEVARKNGKTTLLAGIGCYMLFADGESGAEVYSCATTRDQARECFGTAQEMVRRCSLSRRAKVFRSAGGSISYEATGSVFKPLSSDANTLDGKNASCTIVDEFHAHKTDEVYAVMKSSMGARRQPLLCIITTAGFNLAGPCFTYRSSAIKMLEGIFEDDALLAMIYTQDSREELSDPATWVKSNPCFGASVKPEFLEEQYHTMRTKPEQESAILTKNFNLWVQASDIWIGDDVWCACRSETPVESLAGCECYAGLDLGSVNDFSSLVLAFHENDRTQLLPFFWIPEEKYRTRREMQRENANIDVWVRQGLLRVTPGNVTDYDVIRRDIAQLAERYDIRKIGYDRWNSSQLVIDLQNDGLPMDGFQQSISNISPPTKEFERLVRSGDLEHYGHPVLRWMVSNVVVYRDANDNLKPVKNRSPEKIDGVVAAIEAIGEWMSAQRTPPARSIYEERGLRTF
- a CDS encoding phage portal protein, whose translation is MGFFRNIVARAASWAGLPVIVSRGGLSNTMGKMEEVDDDLALKISTVWSCVRLISDCFSTLPVHVKERVDDRRRILRTDHPVTRLLTKPSPKMNGVSLREALMVSALLRGNAYAFITARDRHEYPTRLDFVLPENVSLWEGDDDIFYSILGNSARIPSRDVVHIKGLSVNGLLGLSPIRHHARLLELANNSVEFARSFYRNGCRTTGVFKNPKALSDEAWSRLYKQLSDSYFGAQNAGKPLLLEDGLDYSSITIPPEDAQFIATRLQSIDEIATIFGVPPHMVGDLSHSTYSNNEQQNLEFYNVTLSPWITKVEEEFNDKLFLEEEKGRLYVDIDARGLLRADTASRTNYYRQMYNIGAMSPNEIRAAEDLDAYEGGDTFFRPLNMQEANSSNNSSNNGQK
- a CDS encoding HK97-gp10 family putative phage morphogenesis protein — encoded protein: MTQDIKIEGYSEAIRIFDQLTDQMQRTLVRQALRKSAQPMVATARARAPKRTGQLSRSIGVVSLRKDRVPTVVPMAVGPVFSVTKNGKVNAFYARFVHDGTKDRRPRNKKLRALKFPGREGGVVYAAKTRGMKARPFLHDAFDQSADASVNDFGADLTSAIERFVNRNFRKI